CCGCGCCTTCGTATAGGGTCACCAATCGACGCTCCGCTCCAGGGTGACGAGTACCCGATGCCCGCGCAGGCTCTCCCACGAAACGGGTTCGCCATCGAGATCGAGAAGTGCGAGCTCGGGAAAGGGTTGGCCCAGCAGTTCCGAGCTATGCGGGGCTTCGGTCCGAGTGCCCGCCTCCGTGCCGCGCCGCCCGAGAGACGTATCCGGCAGCAGGAACGTGAGACCCATGAGGCCAAGAATGGCAATCGTGGCGAGCCAGCGAAGCATGGTTCGATTCAGGCCTCCGCCGCGGCTCGTGTGGGTCGCAGCCAGAGAAACGCGAGGGCGAGCGCCAGGAAGATTCCGGCCTCGATGCGCGGGAGATTTCCGAGGCTGTGATAGTCGCCGACGAGCCAGGCTGCAAGCCGGTAGACGGCGTTCAAGACCAGGCCGAAGGAGGTGGCGGTGGCGATCCAGGGAGCCGCCGTGGGCTGACGCGCCGCTCCCAACAGGCAAGCGCTCCACGCCACCAGGCACGAGCCCGTGAATGCCACGAAGTAGGCGCCATTCGGCCCGACCGGGAGCGGGCCTGCTGCGACCGCGCCAGGGGCCTGGGATTGAAAGAACGACGCAAGGAAGACCATTCCAACGAGTCCGCCGATCCCTCCGATCAGGGCACACAAGAGGCTGTAGGCGCTCCGCATCCCCGGGGTTGTACCATAGTGACCCGATTTCGGCCTACGGCGTGGCTTCCCCGGCTCTTCTCAGCACCCGCGCCTGCACGCGCACCGCGTTGGCCAGGCTCTCGATCCCGATGCGTTCATCCGTTCCGTGAATGCTGGGAATCTGGTCCCGCGCCACGATCGCACCGAGGAAGCGGTAGGCGTCATCGACGATGTCCGCATAGTGCCGTGTATCGGTCGCGCCGAGCAGGAGGCCTGGCACGACGATGGCCTCGGGGTAGACATCGTGGATGGCGTCCGTCAGCACCTGATAGCCGAGGGCGTCGACCCGTCCGGGCCGTGGCGCCTGGGACCACGTGTCTGATTCGATTTCGATTTCAGGATCGTCGATGGTGGCGCGCACATGAGCCAGTACGTCGTCGGGGGTCTCACCCGGAAGGATGCGGAAGTTGACCGTCGCCGTGGCGCGCTTGGGCACCACATTCTCCTTGACGCCTCCGGAGACCATCGTGGCGGCCGTGGTCGTGCGCAGCATGGCGGCCTGCAGGGGATCCTCGGCCATGCGCCGTGTGACGAGGGGCCCCGTCAGCCAGAGGTTCTTCATGGCCAGGCGCCGGCCGAAAGAAAAATGCGGTGTCAGCGCCGCAAAGAGGTCGCGGATCGGCTGTGAGATCCGCAACGGCAGGGGGTTCGCCTCGAGCCGGTGGATGGCCGTGGCCAGCTTGCCCACCGCGGTGTGCGGGGGCGGTGTCGAGGAATGCCCGCCATCGCTGCGCGCCGTCAGGTGGATCGTGAAGTAGGTCTTCTCCGCCGTGTTGATCTGGGCCACGAGCTTTCCCGGGATCAGGCCGAGATCCGAGCTGAGGAAGCCGCCTTCATCGACCAGGAACGAGAACTTCATGCCGCGTTCCCGAAGCGTGGCCGCAAGGGATTCCGCGCCCCCCTCTCCTCCGACCTCCTCGTT
This sequence is a window from bacterium. Protein-coding genes within it:
- a CDS encoding M20/M25/M40 family metallo-hydrolase, whose translation is MTVERISGYSLLLTWQGSDPSLAPALFMSHTDVVPVEQEALEGWTHPPFGGVIDEEFIWGRGALDVKSGVIGWLEAAEALLANAFQPARTLVFAFGHNEEVGGEGGAESLAATLRERGMKFSFLVDEGGFLSSDLGLIPGKLVAQINTAEKTYFTIHLTARSDGGHSSTPPPHTAVGKLATAIHRLEANPLPLRISQPIRDLFAALTPHFSFGRRLAMKNLWLTGPLVTRRMAEDPLQAAMLRTTTAATMVSGGVKENVVPKRATATVNFRILPGETPDDVLAHVRATIDDPEIEIESDTWSQAPRPGRVDALGYQVLTDAIHDVYPEAIVVPGLLLGATDTRHYADIVDDAYRFLGAIVARDQIPSIHGTDERIGIESLANAVRVQARVLRRAGEATP